Proteins encoded within one genomic window of Cucumis sativus cultivar 9930 chromosome 3, Cucumber_9930_V3, whole genome shotgun sequence:
- the LOC116402814 gene encoding uncharacterized protein LOC116402814 isoform X2: MSLEEVIGYIASDELIKTILKKKCSKIEKEISRGNLWKLIRDFDLHGITTLDLDELSDEDKFQYCGIPKYGQLDHGTDNEVLCNSFFYTFQFVLTNGESYKGILCHVPHSIMMGTSFQ; encoded by the exons ATGAGTCTTGAAGAAGTGATAGGATATATTGCATCTGATGAACTTATTAAG accatattgaaaaaaaaatgcagcaaaatagaaaaagaaatttcaagagGTAACTTATGGAAGCTCATTCGGGACTTCGATCTCCATGGAATTACAACATTAG ATCTTGATGAACTCTCTGATGAAGACAAGTTTCAG tACTGCGGTATTCCAAAATATGGACAGCTTGATCATGGAACAGATAATGAGGTACTATGCAACTCTTTCTTCTATAcctttcaatttgttttaacAAATGGAGAATCTTACAAGGGTATACTTTGCCACGTGCCACATAGTATAATGATGGGCACTTCATTCCAGTAA
- the LOC101216746 gene encoding glycerophosphodiester phosphodiesterase GDPD1, chloroplastic: protein MALKAVHVSDVPNLDQVPANASLALYSNRFSKGVEFGQKAFRASKFLVIGHRGSGMNALQSSDRRMRAIKENSILSFNAAAKFPIDFVEFDVQVTKDNCPVIFHDDVILSVDKGTVFEKRITELTLSEFLYYGPQQDPQKEGNCLLRKTKDGKIVNWNVEADDSLCTLEEAFQKVETSIGFNIELKFDDHIVYDHGYLTCVLQTILQVVFENAKERPIIFSTFQPDAALLVRKLQATYPVFFLTNGGTELYDDVRRNSLEEALKVCLEGGLQGIVSEVKGIFRNPGTVKKIRDSELSLLTYGRLNNVAEAVYMQHLMGVEGVIVDLVEEITEAMEEMMIKPKAIEKGEEEEGKKEEGEGKVEEVEMDKKPQFSERELSFLLKLIPQLIEL, encoded by the exons ATGGCACTTAAGGCCGTCCATGTTTCCGACGTTCCTAACCTCGATCAGGTGCCGGCCAATGCCTCTCTGGCCCTTTACTCTAATCGATTCTCCAAAG GTGTGGAATTTGGACAGAAAGCATTTAGAGCCTCGAAATTCTTGGTGATTGGGCATAGAGGGAGCGGAATGAATGCGTTGCAATCTTCGGATAGGAGAATGAGAGCCATTAAAGAGAATTCGATCTTGTCGTTTAATGCCGCCGCTAAATTCCCTATTGATTTCGTTGAATTCGATGTGCAG GTGACAAAGGACAATTGCCCTGTTATATTTCACGACGACGTTATTCTCTCTGTAGACAAA GGCACtgtttttgagaaaagaatCACAGAGTTAACCCTTTCAGAATTCCTTTATTACGGTCCCCAGCAAGATCCTCAGAAGGAGGGAAATTGTTTGCTTAGAAAAACTAAAGATGGGAAAATTGTGAATTGGAATGTTGAAGCAGATGATAGTCTTTGCACTTTAGAAGAAGCTTTTCAGAAAGTTGAAACTTCTATAGGGTTCAACATTGAGTTAAAGTTTGATGACCACATAGTCTATGATCATGGTTATCTTACTTGTGTTCTTCAAACTATATTACAG GTGGTCTTTGAGAATGCCAAAGAGAGACCCATCATCTTCTCCACTTTCCAACCAGATGCAGCATTGCTTGTCCGAAAGTTACAAGCGACATATCCG GTATTCTTCTTGACAAATGGGGGAACCGAATTGTATGATGATGTGAGGAGAAATTCTTTAGAGGAAGCTCTGAAAGTTTGCCTGGAAGGTGGACTACAGGGAATAGTGTCGGAAGTGAAAGGAATATTTAGAAATCCAGGGACTGTTAAGAAGATTAGAGACTCAGAACTATCCCTCTTAACCTACGGACGATTGAA TAATGTGGCAGAAGCTGTTTACATGCAACATTTGATGGGAGTAGAGGGAGTGATAGTTGATCTTGTGGAAGAAATCACAGAAGCAATGGAGGAAATGATGATAAAGCCGAAGGCGATCGAgaagggagaagaagaagaagggaagaagGAGGAGGGAGAAGGGAAGGTTGAAGAAGTTGAAATGGATAAAAAACCACAGTTCTCGGAGAGGGAGCTTTCATTCCTTTTGAAGCTCATCCCTCAACTCATAGAGCTCTAA
- the LOC116402814 gene encoding uncharacterized protein LOC116402814 isoform X1 produces the protein MSLEEVIGYIASDELIKTILKKKCSKIEKEISRGNLWKLIRDFDLHGITTLGICHLSCLLISNFFSWGLWATLVDSFLADLDELSDEDKFQYCGIPKYGQLDHGTDNEVLCNSFFYTFQFVLTNGESYKGILCHVPHSIMMGTSFQ, from the exons ATGAGTCTTGAAGAAGTGATAGGATATATTGCATCTGATGAACTTATTAAG accatattgaaaaaaaaatgcagcaaaatagaaaaagaaatttcaagagGTAACTTATGGAAGCTCATTCGGGACTTCGATCTCCATGGAATTACAACATTAGGTATATGTCATTTATCTTGTTTGTtaatttccaatttcttttcttgggGTTTGTGGGCTACTTTGGTTGATTCCTTTCTAGCAGATCTTGATGAACTCTCTGATGAAGACAAGTTTCAG tACTGCGGTATTCCAAAATATGGACAGCTTGATCATGGAACAGATAATGAGGTACTATGCAACTCTTTCTTCTATAcctttcaatttgttttaacAAATGGAGAATCTTACAAGGGTATACTTTGCCACGTGCCACATAGTATAATGATGGGCACTTCATTCCAGTAA